A portion of the Lolium rigidum isolate FL_2022 chromosome 1, APGP_CSIRO_Lrig_0.1, whole genome shotgun sequence genome contains these proteins:
- the LOC124662993 gene encoding uncharacterized protein LOC124662993 — MGTRVMAWWCARVVAPVRRACRLAVAAARARVRKAECGALNLHQDVQTCGYNDVQVMWDMLSSDRAAAVAAGAPPAKQKRPFWSLPPLWRCDRDAAVPC, encoded by the exons ATGGGGACGCGCGTCATGGCGTGGTGGTGTGCGAGGGTGGTCGCGCCCGTGCGCCGCGCCTGcaggctcgccgtcgccgccgcccgcgcgcgcgtGCGCAAGGCCG AGTGCGGCGCCCTGAACCTGCACCAGGACGTGCAGACGTGCGGGTACAACGACGTGCAGGTGATGTGGGACATGCTGAGCTCGGACAGGGCAGCCGCCGTCGCAGCCGGAGCGCCGCCGGCGAAGCAGAAGAGGCCGTTCTGGAGCCTGCCGCCGCTCTGGCGCTGTGACAGAGATGCTGCCGTCCCGTGCTGA